GTTGATAACGTTTATGTCACGTTCTGAGCGCGCATTGATGAAGAAAATTTTTAAAAAAATCAAAATCCCAGGTCATGGCGTTAAATTGTCGGTGTGAAATTTATCTCGGCGAAATCTAGTAACGCTGTTTTTCGGGTGTATAATCAAACATTCTGTTCTGTTTTAGTTGGAAGGCGGTGGCAACGGTGCCAGTCGGCAAAGTGAAGTGGTACGACCCCGAACGCGGTTTCGGGTTTGTTTCCCATCCCGGACATGAGGATGTCTTTGTCGCCCAGCAGGTTCTTCCCCAGGGAGTTAAGGAACTCCATGCTGGAGACCGAATTGAATTCGATTTTGCAGAAGGACGCCCAAGTCCTAAAGCATTACGGGTGGTGCTTTTAGAATCGGCTCGATCTCGTCGAAACAAAAAACGCCAGCATACTCCGGAAGAGTTGAATAGCATGATTGCGGATGTGATGACTCTGCTTGAGGGTATTCAGCCTGATTTACAGCGCGGTCATTACCCTGAGGGGAAAGAAGGCCACCAAATAGCGGGCATTTTGCGGGCAGTCGCACGGGAGTTAGATTCCTAACCCAAGATGCGGGGGGGGCTGCCGTAGATGGCCTTAGTTAGTGTTGAGCGCGGGGAATAGCGGCACAGGGAGTGAACAGGGAATTATTTGCCCAATGCGTCCGCTCCGCGGGCGTTTAATGACCACACCGTTTGGTACACCGTTTCTTCACCTTGGTCATTGTGGCCAATCATCATCGAGGTAATTTCGACGACTACTAAGCGAGGACGCTCCCCTCCCTTTTCCAACGGATCTTTAGATCCCTGGAGAGCGAGGGAGGTTGTGTCATAGGGGCCATGGTTGCTTTGGTCATTTGCGGCTGGATTGTCATAAATGGTGACTACGGACCAGTCGTGGTTATAAATGGCGCGAGGAATTTCGAGGGTCAGCTCCTCGTCGGGCCCTACTTCCAGGCTCGGAATATCACCTTCGGGGCAAGGGACCCCGGCTTCGCAAATTTGGTAGGGCGAAATCTCGATGCTTCGATCCCCAACCGTGGCGTTAATAGAGACGTCACGTGGTTCTGGATCTGGACGATTATTCCACCAGTTCTGAGCAACAATGACCGCCACAATCACAATCACTGCGGCTACCACTAAAGCCAGAACTTGGATGAGAGATTTCTTCTTTGCTTGCCGAGATCGGGCCATACCGTGAAAGTTTAGTTGGTGGCTTAGTTCTCTGGAGAAACGGGATCCATTCGGACTTCATAAAGCTGTGGCCATCGCTTGCCGCTGAGCAGAAAATGCCCGCTCTCGGGGAGGAACGCAATTCCATTAAGAACATTATTTGGGTCGGGATCAGCGTGGGAGAGTAAATTGCTAGCATCGACGCTGGCTGTTACCGCTCCGGTGTGGGAATCTATTCTGACTATGCGATGAGTGGGAAAGACATTTGCCCAGATGTCGTTGCCGACGCATTCCAACTCGTTAAGCCCCGGAACCGGCTGTCCTGCCTGGGTTACGTTCACCTGTTCTTCTACGGTGAGGGTATCTGGATTAAGCCGGCGCACAATAGAGCTGCCGTCGGAATAATAAATTCCGGACTCCTGGTGGCAGATACCCCAGCCCTCGGTAGGCAGTGGAAGCCGGCGGACCGGCATGAGGGTGTCCACGTCTCGTTGAATCAGCTGGTGGTCTTTCCACGTTAATTGCCAGATTGCGGAGTCGGTGCGGGTGATACCTTCGCCAAAAATCTCAGGATCAATAGGGCTGGATTGAAGCTCTTGTCCGGCTAGGGTGCTGCGATAAACCCGTGACTGACCCTTTTGTCCAGTGCCTATGAGCAGTGTGTCGGATGACTCTGCTTCTAGGCCTTGGGTGAAGCTACTCTTATCAAAGGGGAAAGACTGGATCACCGTGGGCTTGAGGAGCTCTACCGGTGGGGCTGAAGGGGGTGAGGGAGACACCTGGCAGGAGCTAAGGAGAAAGAGCGAAGCTAGGAGAACGCCACCGAAACCCCGGGTCGCGAAACGAGGGGTGGATTGTCGCATTCTCATATCCTTTGGCGAAAAATAGTGTCCTTTATCACAATAATGGCGTTCTTTTTGAGAATAATCTTAGCGGGTGCCAATCTTATCCTTGGCAATCCCCTGGTTGACTCTTCTTTAGTGAGAGGGGAGAAGCCGCTCCAAGATCGTGCCGCAAGAGAAGAGAATAGTAGATGAAAGCCGGCCTTGATAGGTATTTTCACATCACAGAACGTGGGTCCACCTTAGCTACCGAAATCCGGGCTGGGGTGGTGACATTCTTCGCTATGGCGTACATCGTCATCCTGAACCCACTGATTTTAGGAACAGTTCCAGACCACACCGGCTATCGCCTAGGGATTCCGCAAGTTGCTGCTGCTACCGCATTAGCCGCCGGAGTTATGACCATAGCTTTCGGTCTCATAGCTCGTTACCCCTTTGGTATTGCCGCCGGGCTCGGAATTAACACCATGCTGGCAGTCACCATGGTCAGCGGAGAAGGCCTAACCTGGCCTGAAGCCATGGGGTTGGTGGTCATCGACGGGGTGGTGATTGTCATTTTGGCGGTCACAGGTTTTAGAACAGCGGTATTCCAAGCTATTCCCTCCTCAATGAAAGCCGCGATCGGGGTAGGAATTGGTCTTTTTATCGCGATGATCGGACTGGTAGACAGCGGTTTTGTGCGACGTGTTCCTGATACCGCGAAAACCACAGTTCCGGTGAGTTTAGGTATTGATGGTTCAATTTCATCTTGGCCCACTCTTGTGTTCGTGTTGGGGCTTATTATTTGTGGCGCGTTGGTGGTGCGCAATGTCAAGGGTGGATTATTCATTGGCATAGTTCTCACCACAATCATCGCGATGATCGTCGAAGCCTTTACCCATGCCGGTCCCTCGGTGTTGCCCAACGGGGACCCCAATCCTCGTGGCTGGTCCCTGGCTATTCCCGGCATTCCGGATTCCTTAGGAGGAATTCCCGACCTATCTATTGTCGGACATGTCGATGTGGTTGGGGCTTTTCTCAGAGTGGGTGCATTAACCGCTACTCTTCTGGTTTTTACCCTGGTATTAGCGAATTTTTTTGACGCCATGGGAACGATGACTGCGCTGGGTAAACAAGGACGCCTAGTAGATGCTGAGGGAAATCTTCCGGACTTGAAAAAAGCACTGGTGGTAGAGGGGGCCGGTGCCATTGTTGGCGGTGCTGCTTCGGCAAGCTCCAACACTGTTTTCGCTGATTCCGCCGCCGGCGTGGGAGATGGTGCGCGCACTGGTTTAGCCAACGTGGTTACTGGAGTTCTTTTCCTATTGGCGATGTTTCTGACTCCGCTTTATGAGATTGTTCCCATCGAAGCTGCTGCCCCAGTGTTAGTCGTGGTCGGAGCGATGATGATAGCTCAGATCGGAGATATTGAATGGACTCGATTCGACATCGCTCTCCCCGCCTTTTTAACCATCGTGGTCATGCCTTTTACCTATTCCATCGCTAATGGAATAGGAGTAGGGTTTATCTCTTTTACCCTCATGTCCGTTGCAGCGGGAAAGGCGCGACACGTCCACTGGATCATGTGGCTAGTATCAGCGCTATTCGTCGTGTTTTTTGCGGCTGACCCGATTATGGACGTGCTGGGATAAATTAAATCTATGCCACTGCGACGTATAACCATCAGTGATCCAGCCGATCCTCGTTTGGATGACATTCGAAATTTGAATAGTTCGGATCGACGCCCAGATCTACCAGGTGGAAAGGGGCTAGTTATTGCCGAAGGACCTCTGGTTGTTGGGCGATTGCTGGAGTCCGCCTACCCGGTGCGTCAGCTGGTTGGTTTTCCTCATCGGCTTGATAGTTTCCTTGCTGAACATCCGCTATCCGGGGATCTGCCGATATATGAGGTGAGTCGCGAGGTCCTTGCCGAAGCTGCTGGCTTTGATATGCATCGCGGGCTTTTGGCAACGGCGGACCGGATTCCCTTGCCTTCGGTTTCTACAATTATTGATCATGCTCGTACCGTGGTGGTCCTTGAAGGGGTAGGGGACCATGAGAATATCGGTTCTATTTTTCGGAATTCCGCGGGTTTAGGAATTGACGGGGTGTTATTTGGAGCTGGTTGTGCCGATCCGCTTTATCGTCGATCAGTTCGGGTATCTATGGGGCATGTGTTGAGAGTTCCGTGGGCCAGATTGGAAGGCAAATCTACTACCTGGCAGCGAAGTCTTGATGTACTGCGAGATCGCGGTTTTCGTCTTATTTCCTTAACCCCTGATGAAGCAGCAGTCCCTCTTTCTCAGGCGATGGTCGATGATAATCATCAACCTTGGTCAAAAGTGGCTCTACTGGTCGGGGCAGAAGGGCCGGGGTTGAGCGAACATGCCATGCGCGCTACCGACATCAGAGCGCGGATTCCTATGGCCCCCAACACTGATTCACTCAATGTGGCCACCGCCGCCGCAGTAGCCTGTTGGGAAAGAGTAAGAACCAGATTCTAACGTTGTTAACTGCGGTCAATATGCCGTAGTTTTTCCTGCAGCCGGTGAACTACAGTGCGTACTCCGCGAACCGTGCTTTTGCCCAGGCGTCGGGCCACCACAGCCGAGGCCTCAGCAATCCGAGCAATATCATCACCTGTAGTGAGTTGGCGACGATGCTCTTCATAATCATCATATGCTGCGGGAAGATACTGCTTTTCTGCACTGTCTCCCGCAGATGTCGACGCATCGCCTTGCCCAGGTTTTGGCAAAATCCGGTGAGCCGAACCATCTACTCGAGGAGCAGGGCGACCATCAACCGCGAAAGCTGCCACCGGAATATCGGGACCTTCTGGGGTAATGGGAACACCGAGCCACTGGGTTTCAGCTTCGGCCACCAGGTCTTGAGGGTTAAAAGGTAGCGAAATGCCACCTAATTGTTCCGCGCGCTCACCGGCCCAAAATGGTGATTCAAATGGGTAGGGAAGTCCAACGTCTTCGAATAGTTCCTCGCGGGTGGCGCACAGACTGCGCTTGAGTTCTCCCTGTTCCCAACGGGCAAATCCGCCGAATTCTTCCCAGCGGCCAGTGCCACCACGAGCAACTGCGATGACTGTGTCGGCAGGAAGAGAGTTCAAGAGACGAGGGTCAATGTCAGACAGGTGGGAACAATTTTCCAGGAAAGTTTGAACCACGCTGACTCGACCATATCCGGCGATATAGAATTCGCCGCTGGAGGCTGGGACGGAACGGTTAAGTGGAAATTGCCCGATACTTGTCACCGGCCAGGATGGGTTAAGCTGCGCTAGATATTTGCGGCCAAATCCGCGGTCAGCCTGGGGTTCTTTCTCTAAAACTGCCGAGGGGTCAGCGGTAGAAAGAAACCACAAGGTCACGGTGGTGTTGACCGGTTGATGATATTCCTTGGACTTATCGGAGAGGTTGCTCATGCCGGGGAAGGTCATTGCCTATTTCCTTGGGCGTTTCGTATTTGCTCGAACCCCTAAGAGCACATCTTCCCAGTGAGGTGTGACTGCACGGCGGCGCCGTTTGGTGGGGTTATGCTCAGGGTCAGGATGTTGGAGGAGGTCCTCGCCTTCGGTGATCTCCTGGGAGTCTTTGACTGCCGGAATATCATCACGAGTTCGTTCGGTGGGGGAAAGGTCCTCGCTCTCCGCTTCAGAAGAATCCTCCTCGGGGGACTCCGCGTTTGTCACCATTGTCTCAGACGCAGCACGGTCATCGTCCCATCGACTAATGGGGGTCAAGGTCCTGACCGGTTGTACGAAATTCGGGTCAGTCAGATCCGCCGCTATCCCATTCCGGGCCACCGCAGTAGCCGACGAGGTGGTGTGATTATGCAAAGTCCACTCGGCGGTATTTTCGCTGAGGCCTGCCCGCCACGTCACCGTAACAACCCATTGGCCGGACGTTTCACGAAAAGCATCCCAGGTAGCTTCTGCTAAATCATGCCCGCGGGCTGCGAGAGCGGTAGCCAGAACCTCAAATAACGTGAGTTTAGCGGGGCCATCATCTCGGACGGGGTGGGACTGTTTAGCCATCTCGGCAATCCGTGAGCGCTCCTGTAAAACAGGGTAAGCAAAAGCTTCCACTCGCGATTCTGCCACTCCCATTGTCTCCGCTAATTCAGCAACGCTGGCCCCAGAGCGAATTCGTTCTTGAATCTCACGTGGACGCATTGTTAGTGGCGCAGAGAGTGCGGGATCAGGTTCCCGGCGACTAGGGACAGTGGTATGTAGTACGGTGGCGGAATCAGATGCCGATTTATCCTCTTTACTTGGACTTTTAGGCTCGACGCTCGGCTGGCTGCTGTCTTTCGTAGTGGCATCCGACTCGGGTTGGGGGCCTAACAGAATAGCGCGAAGATCGGGAGTGACTTCTAAGAAAAACTGAGTGCCAGAATTATCGTCGCTATCTGGTTCCGCCGGCCGGAAGACCAGCGAGGTGGGGGTAGATTCCTCGCGGACGAGGAAAAGCTCACGCATCTGATCTCCTTTTATTTGAAAGGCAGTTATATCAATTTTTACTTTAACGTAATCTGCCTTGGTGAAGCGCGAGCCACAACTAGGTGCGCGCACCACCTTGGTCTAAGACGTAATCAATCGATTGAGTCAGCTTCGCCACATCTTCTGGGTCAATAGCTGGGAACATTCCGATCCGAAGCTGGTTTCGGCCGAGTTTCCGATAGGGCTCGACGTCGAGGATCCCGTTGTTGCGGAGGATTTTTGCCAGAGCTGCCCCATCGATCGAGTCATCGAAGTCGATGGTGCCTACCACGAGGGAGCGGTTCTCCAGTTCGCGAACAAAGGGGGTAGTTTCGGGACGAGCGTCGGCCCATTGGTACAAGATGGTCGAGCTTTGGGTAGTCCGTTCGACCATGCCGGCCAGGCCGCCATGCTCATTCATCCATTGGATTTGGGCATCAAGCATCAAGAGGGTGGCAACGGCTGGGGTGTTATAAGTCTGGTTCTTACGAGAATTTTCCACCGCGGTTTGAAGATTTAAAAACGCTGGAATGAAGCGTTGAGAATCTGCATTGATGCTGGCGATTCTTTCCAGAGCAGCTGGGGACATGGCAGCCAGCCACAAACCACCGTCAGAGGCAAAGCATTTCTGAGGTGAGAAGTAGTAGACATCTGCCTGGTCCATCGTTACGGGAAGACCACCCGCGCCGGAGGTGGCGTCGATAACGACGAGGGTGTCATCTGTAGCCGAAGGACGCTGAACCGGAACCATCGCACCGGTTGAGGTTTCATTATGAGCCCACGCTAAAACATCTGTATCGGGGATAGCCTCAGGCTGAGGAGCGGATCCAGGAGCAGATTCAATAATGGTGGGATCTTCTAGCCAGGGTGCTTTCTTTGCGGCGGTGGCAAACTTTCCGGAGAATTCGCCATAAACTAAATGTCCAGAGCGCTTCTTGATGAGCCCAAAGGTTGCTGCGTCCCAAAAAGCGGTGGCCCCACCCAGGGATAATACAATTTCATAGCCATCCGGCAGTGAGAATAGATTAGATAATCCTTCGCGTACTGACCCCACCACGTTCTTGACGGCAGCCTGTCGATGTGATGTTCCGACAATAGAGGTAGCCCCAGCGGAAATCGCATTGATTTGCTCGGGGCGAACTTTTGACGGCCCGCACCCGAAACGTCCGTCGGCGGGCTGGAGATGAGAAGGGATAGTGAGGGTGATCTGTGAATCACTCATGATAAACCTACTGAACTTTCACTAGTGGTATGGTCAGTGCCTCTTTAGCTTAATAATTCCCCGAGACATTACCCCCGAGCAGGGATATCTCTGGGCTGCGTGGGGGTGGACAAGGGGGTAAAAGATGTCTGCGTCTGACCAGGTGGAGGGGAGCTCAAACATAAAGTAGTCACTATCACATAATTTGCTAAAATGTGTGCTGTCCCATTTGCTTGTCTCCGTTTAATAACTTCTGAGCAGGGCCGATGCCCAGAAGGGAAGAAGATGGCAAAGGATCATTCCGAACCGCAGAAGATGGCAAGGGTGTGAAGGTGGGCCAAAACTACCCTAAGTAAGCTCTTACCGCGGGCGGTCTGTATAGCCGCTACGGCTCAAGCGGTATACCGTAAACGGATAGCGTGAATGCTCGCCAATGACGGCCTGTCATTCACATTTCATACAACTGTTGGAAAGGTAAAACGTGGCTTCTGAGAATAAGGATAAGGCTGTACTTCATTACCCCGGTGGCGAGTTCGAGATGGACATCAAGAAGGCCACTGAGGGCAATGATGGTGTCGACCTAAGCAAGCTTCTAAACGAAACTGGACTAGTTACCTTTGATCCGGGATACGTCAGCACCGGTTCCACTGAATCCAAGATCACCTATATTGACGGTGCCAACGGAATTCTGCGTCACCGTGGTTACGACATTGCTGATTTGGCGGAAAACGCCACTTTCAACGAGGTTTCTTACCTGCTGATCAAGGGTGAGCTTCCGAATGCTGACGAACTCGCGGCGTTTAATAATGAAATCCGTCATCACACCCTGTTGGATGAAGATTTTAAATCTCAGTTCCGGGTGTTCCCGCGTAATGCTCACCCGATGTCGGTGTTGGCTTCTTCGGTGAATATTCTTTCCACCTATTACCAGGATCAATTAAATCCTTTGGACGAAGCTCAGCTAGATAAAGCTACGGTGCGTCTCATGGCCAAGGTGCCAATGTTGGCTGCTTATGCTTATCGGGCATCTAAGGGCGTTCCTTATATGTACCCGGATAACTCCCTGAATGCGCGGGAGAACTTTTTGCGGATGATGTTTGGTTATCCGACTGAGCCTTATGAAGTAGATCCGGTGATGGTGAAGGCACTTGATAAGTTGCTTATCCTTCACGCGGACCATGAGCAGAACTGCTCCACATCCACTGTACGGATGATTGGTTCTGCTCAAGCGAATATGTTTGTGGCTGTTGCCGGTGGTATTAACGCCTTGTCTGGTCCGCTGCACGGTGGAGCTAACCAGGCTGTTCTGGAAATGCTTCAGGAAATTCATGAAAATGGTGGCGACGCCACTGACTTCATGAATCGGGTGAAGAATAAGGAAAAGGGTGTCCGGCTCATGGGCTTCGGTCACCGGGTTTATAAGAATTACGATCCGCGTGCCGCCATTGTGAAAAAGACTGCTCACGAGGTTCTGGATCATTTGGGTGGGGATCACCTGCTGGATCTGGCTATGCAGCTGGAAGAAATTGCCTTGGCAGATGATTACTTCATCCAGCGCAAGCTCTACCCGAATGTTGATTTCTACACAGGTTTGATCTACCGAGCCATGGGCTTCCCGACGGACTTCTTTACCGTCTTGTTTGCTATTGGTCGTCTTCCGGGCTGGATTGCTCACTACCGCGAGCAACTGGAAATGAATACCAAGATCAACCGTCCTCGCCAGATTTACACGGGTGAAACCTTGCGGAGCATTACCCCGCGTGACCAGCGTTAATCTCCGGCGGGCTCGGAAAATAAGGGGAATTTTATAACCCTGAGGGTCAGATGAGAATAGGGCACTCTATAATGGAGTGCTGTCTTGTCTGGCCCTTTTCTCTGTGTGCTCTAAGAAGCAAGTAGAGAAGGGGCTAGGGAAAGTTGACAACAACCCCAATCCGAGGAGTATTTACCCGATGGAAAAGCCCCTTATTGATGTCCCGACTGGCCCCGCCCCTGAGGATTTGGTCATCGAGGATCTAGTACTAGGAGAGGGGGAGGAAGCTCAGCCCAATGACCAGGTGGAGGTTCACTATGTAGGAGTGGACTTTGAAACTGGACAGGAATTCGATTCTTCGTGGGATCGCGGACAAAGCATCAACTTCCCGCTCAATGGCCTAATTCAAGGATGGCAAGAAGGAATTCCGGGGATGAAAGTGGGAGGCCGACGTAAGTTGGTGATTCCGCCAGAAAAGGCCTATGGGCCCGCTAATGGAGCTCACCCGCTGGGTGGTCGAACTCTTATTTTCGTCATTGACCTGCTTAAAGTAGGATCATAACGTCCACGAAGGGCATAAACCTGATTTAAGGTGTTCAATGGGGTGTATGAGT
This genomic interval from Corynebacterium poyangense contains the following:
- a CDS encoding citrate synthase; this translates as MASENKDKAVLHYPGGEFEMDIKKATEGNDGVDLSKLLNETGLVTFDPGYVSTGSTESKITYIDGANGILRHRGYDIADLAENATFNEVSYLLIKGELPNADELAAFNNEIRHHTLLDEDFKSQFRVFPRNAHPMSVLASSVNILSTYYQDQLNPLDEAQLDKATVRLMAKVPMLAAYAYRASKGVPYMYPDNSLNARENFLRMMFGYPTEPYEVDPVMVKALDKLLILHADHEQNCSTSTVRMIGSAQANMFVAVAGGINALSGPLHGGANQAVLEMLQEIHENGGDATDFMNRVKNKEKGVRLMGFGHRVYKNYDPRAAIVKKTAHEVLDHLGGDHLLDLAMQLEEIALADDYFIQRKLYPNVDFYTGLIYRAMGFPTDFFTVLFAIGRLPGWIAHYREQLEMNTKINRPRQIYTGETLRSITPRDQR
- a CDS encoding FKBP-type peptidyl-prolyl cis-trans isomerase, which encodes MEKPLIDVPTGPAPEDLVIEDLVLGEGEEAQPNDQVEVHYVGVDFETGQEFDSSWDRGQSINFPLNGLIQGWQEGIPGMKVGGRRKLVIPPEKAYGPANGAHPLGGRTLIFVIDLLKVGS
- the serC gene encoding phosphoserine transaminase; translated protein: MSDSQITLTIPSHLQPADGRFGCGPSKVRPEQINAISAGATSIVGTSHRQAAVKNVVGSVREGLSNLFSLPDGYEIVLSLGGATAFWDAATFGLIKKRSGHLVYGEFSGKFATAAKKAPWLEDPTIIESAPGSAPQPEAIPDTDVLAWAHNETSTGAMVPVQRPSATDDTLVVIDATSGAGGLPVTMDQADVYYFSPQKCFASDGGLWLAAMSPAALERIASINADSQRFIPAFLNLQTAVENSRKNQTYNTPAVATLLMLDAQIQWMNEHGGLAGMVERTTQSSTILYQWADARPETTPFVRELENRSLVVGTIDFDDSIDGAALAKILRNNGILDVEPYRKLGRNQLRIGMFPAIDPEDVAKLTQSIDYVLDQGGART
- the sepH gene encoding septation protein SepH; this translates as MRELFLVREESTPTSLVFRPAEPDSDDNSGTQFFLEVTPDLRAILLGPQPESDATTKDSSQPSVEPKSPSKEDKSASDSATVLHTTVPSRREPDPALSAPLTMRPREIQERIRSGASVAELAETMGVAESRVEAFAYPVLQERSRIAEMAKQSHPVRDDGPAKLTLFEVLATALAARGHDLAEATWDAFRETSGQWVVTVTWRAGLSENTAEWTLHNHTTSSATAVARNGIAADLTDPNFVQPVRTLTPISRWDDDRAASETMVTNAESPEEDSSEAESEDLSPTERTRDDIPAVKDSQEITEGEDLLQHPDPEHNPTKRRRRAVTPHWEDVLLGVRANTKRPRK
- a CDS encoding DUF2771 domain-containing protein translates to MARSRQAKKKSLIQVLALVVAAVIVIVAVIVAQNWWNNRPDPEPRDVSINATVGDRSIEISPYQICEAGVPCPEGDIPSLEVGPDEELTLEIPRAIYNHDWSVVTIYDNPAANDQSNHGPYDTTSLALQGSKDPLEKGGERPRLVVVEITSMMIGHNDQGEETVYQTVWSLNARGADALGK
- a CDS encoding TrmH family RNA methyltransferase — encoded protein: MPLRRITISDPADPRLDDIRNLNSSDRRPDLPGGKGLVIAEGPLVVGRLLESAYPVRQLVGFPHRLDSFLAEHPLSGDLPIYEVSREVLAEAAGFDMHRGLLATADRIPLPSVSTIIDHARTVVVLEGVGDHENIGSIFRNSAGLGIDGVLFGAGCADPLYRRSVRVSMGHVLRVPWARLEGKSTTWQRSLDVLRDRGFRLISLTPDEAAVPLSQAMVDDNHQPWSKVALLVGAEGPGLSEHAMRATDIRARIPMAPNTDSLNVATAAAVACWERVRTRF
- a CDS encoding DUF6928 family protein is translated as MTFPGMSNLSDKSKEYHQPVNTTVTLWFLSTADPSAVLEKEPQADRGFGRKYLAQLNPSWPVTSIGQFPLNRSVPASSGEFYIAGYGRVSVVQTFLENCSHLSDIDPRLLNSLPADTVIAVARGGTGRWEEFGGFARWEQGELKRSLCATREELFEDVGLPYPFESPFWAGERAEQLGGISLPFNPQDLVAEAETQWLGVPITPEGPDIPVAAFAVDGRPAPRVDGSAHRILPKPGQGDASTSAGDSAEKQYLPAAYDDYEEHRRQLTTGDDIARIAEASAVVARRLGKSTVRGVRTVVHRLQEKLRHIDRS
- a CDS encoding cold-shock protein, with translation MPVGKVKWYDPERGFGFVSHPGHEDVFVAQQVLPQGVKELHAGDRIEFDFAEGRPSPKALRVVLLESARSRRNKKRQHTPEELNSMIADVMTLLEGIQPDLQRGHYPEGKEGHQIAGILRAVARELDS
- a CDS encoding glutaminyl-peptide cyclotransferase, coding for MRQSTPRFATRGFGGVLLASLFLLSSCQVSPSPPSAPPVELLKPTVIQSFPFDKSSFTQGLEAESSDTLLIGTGQKGQSRVYRSTLAGQELQSSPIDPEIFGEGITRTDSAIWQLTWKDHQLIQRDVDTLMPVRRLPLPTEGWGICHQESGIYYSDGSSIVRRLNPDTLTVEEQVNVTQAGQPVPGLNELECVGNDIWANVFPTHRIVRIDSHTGAVTASVDASNLLSHADPDPNNVLNGIAFLPESGHFLLSGKRWPQLYEVRMDPVSPEN
- a CDS encoding NCS2 family permease, with translation MKAGLDRYFHITERGSTLATEIRAGVVTFFAMAYIVILNPLILGTVPDHTGYRLGIPQVAAATALAAGVMTIAFGLIARYPFGIAAGLGINTMLAVTMVSGEGLTWPEAMGLVVIDGVVIVILAVTGFRTAVFQAIPSSMKAAIGVGIGLFIAMIGLVDSGFVRRVPDTAKTTVPVSLGIDGSISSWPTLVFVLGLIICGALVVRNVKGGLFIGIVLTTIIAMIVEAFTHAGPSVLPNGDPNPRGWSLAIPGIPDSLGGIPDLSIVGHVDVVGAFLRVGALTATLLVFTLVLANFFDAMGTMTALGKQGRLVDAEGNLPDLKKALVVEGAGAIVGGAASASSNTVFADSAAGVGDGARTGLANVVTGVLFLLAMFLTPLYEIVPIEAAAPVLVVVGAMMIAQIGDIEWTRFDIALPAFLTIVVMPFTYSIANGIGVGFISFTLMSVAAGKARHVHWIMWLVSALFVVFFAADPIMDVLG